The Pocillopora verrucosa isolate sample1 chromosome 14, ASM3666991v2, whole genome shotgun sequence genome has a segment encoding these proteins:
- the LOC131787689 gene encoding tolloid-like protein 1 yields the protein MVKNHVLNPSGRARGERRKMNHFTHLRELLLVWIGILASNTLYGNGTVTCPGGRNLTASEGILMSPGYSETHYPNSTVCIWVITAPQHWKVKLMINSVDLEYCAMCSCDYVELRDGAKASGPLISRYCEAKASTVYSEGRHMWVKFESDRENEGRGFLANYTFIKLRKKKPVILKANRTSQFITSSKNPTVCGSDRQCTWVITAPEGFQVQLTTESFVFLSCLGSFIEIKDGPTCSSPMIGKFCGNEKPPLEICSLGNSLWISFKYNSTRDLEMNRFELMYRATRANITPQRKFYDEQAINSDHWRSMAVGIACTSFFLFVILVACFLKIASNRRFAGLEQTTSQTELNPTDSIVESTFSNDINESLLE from the exons ATGGTAAAAAATCACGTTCTTAATCCCAGCGGACGTGCGAGGGGGGAACGACggaaaatgaatcatttcaCTCACCTAAGAGAGCTTTTGTTGGTTTGGATTG GCATACTGGCAAGTAATACTCTTTACGGAAATGGAACTG TTACCTGTCCCGGTGGACGAAACTTAACAGCTTCTGAGGGGATTTTGATGAGTCCAGGCTACAGTGAAACACACTATCCCAACAGCACCGTTTGCATCTGGGTGATAACTGCCCCACAACACTGGAAAGTGAAGCTCATGATCAATTCCGTTGACCTCGAGTACTGCGCTATGTGCAGTTGTGACTATGTTGAACTCAGAGATGGAGCAAAAGCCAGTGGCCCTCTTATTAGCAGATATTGTGAAGCTAAGGCGAGCACTGTTTATTCCGAAGGACGGCACATGTGGGTCAAATTCGAATCAGACAGAGAGAATGAGGGACGAGGATTCCTCGCGAATTACACTTTCATTAAATTAAGAAAGA AGAAACCAGTTATTCTGAAAGCAAATAGAACGTCTCAATTCATCACTAGTTCAAAGAATCCAACCGTGTGTGGTTCCGATAGACAATGTACATGGGTAATTACCGCTCCTGAAGGTTTTCAAGTGCAGCTCACAACGGAATCATTTGTCTTCCTCTCTTGTCTTGGATCTTTTATTGAGATCAAAGACGGTCCCACTTGTTCAAGTCCAATGATTGGAAAATTCTGTGGAAATGAGAAGCCTCCACTTGAGATCTGCTCTTTGGGAAATAGTTTGTGGATATCATTTAAGTACAATTCTACCAGAGATTTGGAAATGAATCGATTTGAGCTGATGTACAGAGCAACACGGGCTAACATTACGCCACAAAGAAAGTTTTACGACGAACAGGCCATCAACTCTG ATCACTGGAGAAGTATGGCAGTTGGAATCGCCTGTACGAGTTTCTTCCTCTTTGTGATATTAGTAGCGTGCTTCCTAAAGATAGCAAGCAATCGCCGCTTTGCTGGGTTAGAGCAAACAACGTCACAAACTGAGCTGAATCCAACAGATTCCATTGTAGAATCTACTTTCTCTAACGACATCAATGAGTCTCTTCTTGAATAA
- the LOC131787099 gene encoding uncharacterized protein, with product MAFLVLRVETFFFSLLFACGDSQALYTNLQTVYVSTLGHDFVNCGSDDEPCRSVKSAVLRVTWGGRILLNGTGTEKHPYDCGDSNTTLYINKRVTIEGVYFKPRVSCHHGINFQVPPSKEQSLGILLSGIIFSRTALKFNDSLNAKIIDCLFENALTALTIQIQDSAAFELDIRYSKFLHNKVLCIKLSLLTPGTNGTSQVFLRVFDTHFMGNGLQNRRLAESGIIKITSKAEVNITSARIITSIQNVTCSENYGYFMNLNASSAVTEETFTDIRLHHNIQSLSQKVARKFDVDSLYYSVTRETRVRLINLQCIQNFDLRCIAIHSQKADVEIRNSKLVGQSANRSKGAGLFLVANITALLNVSNTNFTSNKAAMGGCVFVNAPDGTLTAKFTNVKFEHCNASSTGCALAVGEPPLSHQYYGSCPSKMHLTITNANIVACQGKLHKSIIVFLCLKSGVITIEGSQWMNNRPKKKGSSLHIRAENGNGEMALSVSRSSFKNNVRCSISMTAPNSNGGNVTIVDTLIANNAKRPTTGLLISPKYLLKLVNVSIVQAHYGLKVITLADPREKKREVYPVDIAVYNCTFKDNIYDMLFSLRDPRSVRLMIRNTVFTSNETWTRSYAIHFHIPPLTKLNTSQAVIGLDNNTFEFRPSTNFALFFHGNKTLWIRQSTFRNCVCLYREKWKVLGSRLSDSYFYETATGALSIITIPDTPSKSGCVLQNTTNDTHPLWTYDSDVVIANTIFQDNSGIIAGAVSINNGNITFQNCVFRDNFGIEQAGHVYSAYGTGQVLFKECFFVRTKEGLKLRNGTFSKATLLYSESGGPMRFQNTSMTSFVSTWSPYPVLHISSGGYFSMDHNTTIQCNKGSQLWLENTTHFSSAENMKNFCKLNVTSLKFTCWTCAAGHYSLREGRSRGLDVVDKNTCYKCPFGASCQTGIITADENFWGYQSTKRPPELAFIPCPDSYCRSPATGSSEYNECVGNRTSILCGTCAPGYSETLLSTDCLANEKCGNSVYWLIIILATTSLATYLLIKPPVFKFLKKQILWFRNQEHRIVKEDLGDVCEHLDSGHLKIVFYFYQAAEVLTVSSTDDLLHKIYFMSVIIASFNFQFRMFKEKAGCPFVGLTAVTKELMLSGTVFATMAEVFIIYWLHFGFNILRRKAVPSPQRYMATIIEIMLLGYERLAETSLKLLRCVPIGSENRLYLDGSVTCWQWWQYALLAYVIVFVVPFFFVLYFGSFKLYRGLVSTGEFLGACIMPLPFLIYWLIRHKMRPNTDPSLVRGKPENEPVLEVLQGPFRPPNDDDSGTLYWESVLIGRRLILLACRAFIEDAMLCSVLMAALCNVNLFHHLRKNPYHSTITNSTETVSLFALVIISLINIPKATLISFSTSRHGPSIRYLQAMEWIEICSLLFFPLWFSLCVALAIISQLFRFIAPTAIQIYRYLRRCHTTTWSTIDMREPLMGTSYLDSDSDS from the exons ATGGCTTTTCTTGTTCTACGTGTGGAGAcattcttcttttccttgttatttGCCTGTGGAG ATTCTCAAGCTCTGTATACGAACCTCCAAACTGTTTACGTCTCTACGTTGGGACACGACTTTGTCAACTGTGGTTCTGACGACGAACCATGCCGATCGGTGAAGTCGGCCGTTCTTAGGGTGACCTGGGGCGGAAGGATACTTTTAAATGGGACTGGAACCGAAAAGCATCCGTACGATTGTGGGGACAGTAACACCACTCTCTATATAAACAAAAGGGTAACAATAGAAGGCGTGTATTTCAAGCCTCGTGTATCCTGTCATCACGGCATTAATTTCCAGGTCCCCCCTAGCAAAGAGCAGTCATTAGGAATATTGCTATCAGGAATAATCTTTAGTCGAACAGCTTTGAAGTTCAACGACAGCTTGAACGCGAAGATCATCGACTGTTTGTTTGAAAACGCCTTGACTGCGCTGACGATTCAAATTCAGGACAGTGCGGCTTTTGAGTTAGATATTCGATACTCGAAATTCCTTCACAACAAGGTATTGTGTATTAAGCTCTCGTTGTTAACTCCAGGTACAAACGGAACTTCCCAAGTCTTCTTGAGAGTTTTCGACACGCATTTTATGGGAAATGGGTTACAAAACAGAAGGCTGGCTGAGAGTGGAATAATCAAAATAACATCCAAGGCGGAAGTAAATATCACGTCCGCCCGGATCATTACCTCCATCCAGAATGTAACATGTTCAGAGAACTATGGTTATTTCATGAATCTAAATGCTTCATCAGCCGTGACGGAAGAAACTTTTACAGACATTCGCTTGCACCATAACATCCAGTCACTTTCGCAGAAAGTGGCAAGGAAATTTGATGTGGATAGTCTTTATTATTCAGTTACTAGAGAAACTCGTGTAAGGTTAATTAACTTACAGTGCATCCAAAACTTTGACTTACGATGTATAGCGATTCATTCCCAGAAAGCTGACGTGGAAATTCGGAATTCAAAACTCGTTGGGCAGTCTGCCAATCGGAGCAAAGGAGCTGGTTTGTTTTTGGTGGCCAACATTACAGCGCTATTAAACGTTTCAAATACCAATTTCACCTCAAATAAAGCAGCCATGGGTGGTTGTGTGTTTGTCAATGCTCCAGATGGAACTTTAACTGCGAAATTCACCAACGTCAAATTCGAACATTGTAACGCCAGTAGCACTGGTTGTGCGCTTGCAGTTGGGGAGCCTCCTTTATCACACCAATATTATGGATCATGTCCGTCCAAGATGCATTTGACAATCACTAATGCAAATATTGTTGCTTGTCAAGGAAAGCTCCACAAATCGATAATTGTCTTCTTATGTTTAAAAAGCGGTGTGATTACGATAGAGGGGTCCCAATGGATGAACAACCGTCCAAAAAAAAAGGGTAGCTCTTTGCATATAAGAGCAGAAAATGGAAATGGTGAGATGGCCTTATCTGTTTCGAGGTCTTCCTTTAAGAACAATGTACGATGCTCAATTTCGATGACAGCGCCGAATTCAAATGGAGGAAACGTAACCATTGTGGACACTTTGATTGCTAACAATGCGAAGCGACCGACAACAGGCTTGTTAATTAGTCCTAAATACCTACTTAAACTTGTGAACGTGTCAATAGTGCAAGCTCATTATGGACTGAAAGTGATCACACTAGCTGATCCTCGAGAGAAGAAGCGAGAAGTCTACCCAGTCGATATCGCTGTCTATAATTGCACTTTTAAAGATAATATCTATGATATGCTATTCAGTCTGCGTGACCCCCGATCGGTTCGTCTCATGATTCGGAACACAGTCTTTACCAGCAATGAGACGTGGACAAGAAGCTATGCCATACACTTTCACATTCCACCCTTGACAAAGCTGAATACTTCTCAGGCGGTTATAGGCCTGGACAACAATACTTTTGAGTTTAGGCCATCCACTAACTTTGCACTTTTCTTCCATGGTAATAAAACGCTGTGGATTAGACAGTCCACCTTTAGAAACTGTGTCTGCCTCTATCGCGAAAAGTGGAAAGTGCTAGGGAGCCGTTTATCTGACTCCTATTTCTATGAGACAGCTACTGGCGCATTATCAATTATCACAATCCCTGATACACCATCAAAATCCGGTTGTGTTCTACAGAATACCACAAACGATACTCACCCATTGTGGACGTATGACAGTGACGTGGTAATTGCGAATACCATATTTCAAGATAATTCGGGTATCATAGCTGGTGCAGTATCAATCAATAACggaaacatcacgtttcaaaaTTGTGTCTTCCGAGACAATTTTGGTATTGAACAAGCAGGTCATGTTTATTCTGCATATGGAACGGGTCAAGTCCTTTTTAAAGAATGCTTCTTCGTCAGAACAAAAGAAGGTTTGAAATTGAGAAATGGCACGTTCTCTAAAGCAACACTCTTGTATTCTGAAAGTGGAGGGCCAATGAGATTTCAAAACACATCCATGACTTCATTTGTTTCTACGTGGAGTCCATATCCAGTGCTTCATATTTCTAGCGGAGGATACTTTTCTATGGACCACAATACAACCATTCAGTGCAACAAAGGAAGTCAGCTCTGGCTTGAAAATACCACTCATTTCTCTTCAGCTGAAAACATGAAGAATTTTTGCAAACTTAATGTTACCAGCCTAAAATTTACGTGTTGGACTTGTGCCGCTGGTCATTACAGCCTCCGAGAAGGGCGTTCACGTGGTTTAGATGTGGTAGACAAGAATACGTGTTACAAATGTCCATTTGGGGCCAGTTGCCAAACTGGAATCATAACTGCAGACGAAAATTTCTGGGGATATCAAAGCACCAAAAGACCGCCAGAGCTCGCGTTTATTCCTTGCCCCGACAGTTATTGTCGAAGTCCAGCTACCGGTTCTTCGGAATATAACGAATGCGTTGGAAACAGAACAAGCATTTTATGCGGCACCTGTGCTCCAGGATATAGTGAGACTCTTCTTTCTACCGATTGTCTGGCCAATGAAAAGTGTGGTAACAGCGTGTATTGGTTGATTATAATACTGGCCACAACTAGCTTGGCTACATATCTTTTAATCAAACCAccagttttcaaatttctcaaaaagCAAATATTATGGTTTAGGAATCAGGAACATCGGATAGTAAAGGAAGATTTAGGTGACGTCTGTGAGCACCTGGACAGCGGTCATCTTAAAATTGTCTTTTATTTCTATCAAGCTGCCGAGGTACTGACTGTTAGTTCCACCGACGACTTGCtccataaaatatattttatgtcTGTGATCATAGcaagtttcaattttcaatttcgcATGTTTAAGGAAAAAGCGGGATGTCCTTTCGTTGGCCTTACAGCAGTGACCAAGGAGTTGATGCTGTCTGGAACAGTTTTTGCCACCATGGCAGAAGTTTTTATCATCTACTGGTTGCATTTTGGTTTCAACATTTTACGACGTAAGGCAGTCCCCTCTCCTCAGCGATACATGGCGACAATTATAGAGATAATGCTGCTTGGATACGAACGGTTAGCAGAAACATCTTTGAAGCTTTTGCGATGCGTTCCTATAGGTTCCGAAAATCGTCTTTACCTCGACGGAAGTGTTACATGTTGGCAATGGTGGCAATATGCACTACTGGCATACGTTATAGTATTCGTGGTCCCTTTCTTCTTTGTTCTTTACTTCGGTTCTTTTAAACTTTATCGGGGACTGGTTTCGACCGGCGAGTTCCTGGGAGCATGCATTATGCCACTGCCTTTCCTGATATACTGGCTCATAAGACACAAAATGAGGCCGAACACCGATCCATCGCTAGTAAGAGGGAAGCCTGAGAACGAACCTGTGTTGGAAGTACTACAAGGACCATTCCGCCCGCCAAACGATGACGATAGTGGAACTTTATACTGGGAGAGTGTTTTGATTGGCCGCCGTTTAATCCTCCTTGCTTGCCGTGCGTTTATTGAAGATGCAATGTTGTGCTCAGTCCTTATGGCTGCTCTTTGTAATGTCAACCTCTTCCACCATCTGCGCAAGAACCCTTACCACAGCACCATCACTAACAGCACCGAAACAGTATCCCTTTTTGCATTGGTTATTATTTCGTTGATAAACATTCCAAAGGCGACTCTTATCTCGTTCAGCACAAGCCGTCACGGGCCGAGCATACGGTATTTACAAGCCATGGAATGGATTGAGATCTGTTCTCTGCTTTTCTTCCCATTGTGGTTTTCCCTGTGTGTAGCTCTTGCCATCATTTCTCAGCTCTTTCGTTTTATTGCACCTACAGCCATACAAATATATCGTTACCTCAGGCGATGTCATACAACGACCTGGAGTACAATAGATATGAGAGAGCCACTTATGGGTACCTCTTATCTGGACTCCGACAGTGATTCGTAA